ATCAACGAAGCCACTACGCTCGACAGCAAAGTCTTCCTCTCCAGGAATAGAACTTATACCGGCTACAGACGGAAAAAAATCAGAAGGAGAAGAGGTTATTAAAAACATAAACAAAGACCTATATTCAATTCATTAATATAATAACAATAACAATCAACCATTATCAATAATGTTTATTTTAAAAACAACAAAAATCAATTAACTAAAAAGTTAAAATAAAACAAATAAAATAAAACAAATCGTAAAAAATTATATATTGACATTAAGAATAGCTATACCGAAGTGAATGCATCGTCTAGGCTCGAAGATAAGCTCTTATCCGCCTGCCGTCTCTTGGACGCGTGGATCGGTCTTCTTAATAATGATACTGACGTTCTTTTGATTGAAACCCTTGTAGCCTTCCCGCCTCTGCAGGTTTTCCAAATGACTTCCAAGAGCGCCTTGGGATAAGAATTTATGTGCATGCTCTTCAGAGATTTTTTTATCGGCAAGCAATCTTTGCACGCGCTTAGGATCCACCTGCCAAACTTCTCCTGCCGTAAAGGCTTGCCTTAAGTAAGGAAAAGAACTAAAAGGACTCATCATTTTAACGCCCCGCTTAGCCAGATCTTCTGTTAGCTCTTCAAACATGAATTGGGCCTCTAAGTGGTGCATGCCGGCTTTTAAGATAGAATCTCCATGCAAGGCGCACCAAAGGCCAATCGTACCTAATTGAGGAAGCTCCGGCAGAGGTTGATGAGCAATGTCGCCTTGGATTTCATCAGGGGCCAGATCGACATCTAAGAATAGAACTAGTCGACAGACGGCATTCTCCATCACTTGAGCTCCCCAGCCAGCCTCTTCTCCGGCATAGAAGCGTTCACGGCAAGTAAATCCCAAAAGTTCAAATAGCTCGACTAACTGATGAAAATGCTTTCTGGAAGAGCGGAAGGTATGATGATCATGATTAGCCCATCCCATTCCTAAGCTATCTTGGCGGTTTTTTTGTATTTGTCCCGCTGTATTCCTTGCTTGCCAATAACGCCTTTCCGCCTCTAACACTGTCCAAGCAGCCCGATGCTGCCCCATACGGTGGACAAATTCTTTAGCCAAAGCAAAAGCCCATTGCATGGCCTGCTCTTCGTCTTCGATACTTCTCGGCCGCCTTTGCCACAATTCTAATGCTTCTTGATAGATATGGATGACTTCCGGGTTTTCTTCTGTCGGCATAAGAGTCTGCGTTCCACGCCTCTCAACAACCCATAAGGCCGTTTCCTGCTCCGTATGCACACAGCAGCGACGATAGTTTCCAAATAAAGCGCCCTCAATGGGAATATCAGTGCCTCCGCGGGCCATTAAAAAGTCAGCAAGCGAATCGACAGCGACAGCAATCCCCACAGGCTCGGACGCGCTTTGCTTAATGACAAGGCGTGGAAGCTGGGCACCCGGATGGTGATAAACAAGGGCATTTTCTTCCAGCAACTGCTGGATAAAACCTGAAGATTGCAGTTGCTGTTCTAATTCTGGAGAATGGGCGACTACAATATGGTCAAGCCAATCGAATAAACGCGTACTAGTCCGCTCAAGCAGGTTTGTCTGCAGCTGGGCAATCGCTTTATTTGCAGCGGCAGCGCTTTCAAGAGCATCTAAAATAAGTCGTTCTGCTTTTGGCTGGCATTCCCATTGAAAGGCAGCATTGATATTCATCGCACTCTCCATCCATGGTTGAAATTCTTTGTTATTTATTCAAAGCCAAGCTTTCCAAAAGCGAAGATGTTAATTGGCAAGGTCTCAGCTGATGCTCGTTAAATTCATATGTCGCTAAGGGATGAGCTTGGCGGCTTAAAAAATTCATATTCTCTTGATGAATTAAAATAAAGCTCACTTCTCTTAAAGATGCAAGCATATCAATAAAATTTTGCGAAGGCTGAGGATCTTTAATATAAACTAATAAGGATTCTCCATCGTTAGTCAATTGCTTAATAGTTTGAAATAATTTAGGGGTAAGCATTTCTCCGCTAGAAACAACAAGAATATGAAAAGGCTTTTTTTTCAATACTTCCCGCAAAACAAACAAGCGCTCTCGATCAAATACTTTATGGCACATATCACTTTCAAATAACCGATGGGCGAGGTCGGACAAACTGACTCTCGCACAGCCGACATGTTCGATCGCGATTCCGGCAGCGACATTGCATAATTGGGCAGCTTCTGCATAAGACAGCTGATTGGCAAGGGCATAGGCTAGCATCGCAAGCACGGTGTCGCCGGCTCCCGTCACATCTTTTACCTCTTTTGCATGGACAGGAAAATCTTGCCGCGCGCCTGACGCTTCGAATACAGAAATGCCGGCCTCCGAACGCGTAACCATGAGCATTTGCGCTTGGGTGATCTGCAAAACTTTGCGAGACACGTCCTCTAGGGGAGCATGGGCCGGCATTCCTGCCGCCGCGTACACTTCTGACAGATTAGGCTTAATGATTGTTGTTCCCTGATATTTGCTGAAATCTTGTCCTTTGGGATCCGTAATAACAATGATTTGCCGTTCTTTAGCCTGTTGAATAATTGCCTGGGTTAACTTCGGCGTTAAAAACCCTTTACCATAATCGGATAACGCAATGATCTTGACATCCTGCATCAGCGCCGGCAGGGCATTTATTAATTCCTCTTCCAAATGGCCGGATAAAGGAATGGCTTGTTCAAAATCTACGCGAACAATTTGCTGATTGTCGGCAATGATTCGATTTTTAACCGGGGTTCGATAGGACTCTTGTACAAAAATGGAGTCCGCCCCTACTCCCTCTTGCTGCAAAGCCTTGCACAGCATATCGCCAGCCCAATCTTTACCTATGCGGCCTAGCGGAATAACTGTCGCCCCCAAAGAGATCAAGTTAAGAATGACATTTCCAGCTCCGCCCGGACGATGCTCTTCATGATGCACATGGATAACGGCAACAGGCGCTTCAGGGGAAATGCGGCGTGCCTTTCCTACGGTATAGGAATCGAGAAGCATATCTCCAACCACCATTACCTTGGCCGGATTCAAAGACCCAAGAATATTCGCAAGCTTTACCATACCCTTCCTGGCAATAAATATTTTCTTACATAATCAAAGATTGCATCTTTTAATGACAGGCAATGCGCCTGCTCTTTTAAAACGTGAAGCGTTTTCGTCATATCAGCACGGCTGTAATTTTGATATTTAGCAACTAATTCCGTCGGCATATCGATATAGTCAATTTTAGGCTCTCTATCCATTGCATGGAAAACCGATCGGGCCAACTCATTCCACGTCGAGGCAACGCCGCTCCCAATATTATACAACCCTCCCGCGTCATTCTCCAAGAAGGCGCAGGTCATTCTCACGGCGTCTTTGACGTAGATAAAGTCCCTCTTTTGCTCGCCATCGGCAAAATGGGCCGGATCCGAAGATTTAAATAGCCTTACCCTCTCTCCTTTTAATATTTGCGGAACCATGCGGGTAATGGCAGAGGCCATTCGCCCTTTATGCCATTCGTTAGGTCCAAAAACATTAAAATATTTTAATCCGACCAACTGATTTAATACCCCTTCATTAAATGCCCATTGGTCAAAAAGCTGCTTGGAAAAGCCATACATATTGAGGGGATGCAAATCATACAACTTATCTTCATTGTCCACAAATCCTTTAGTTCCATCTCCATAAGTAGCAGCTGAAGACGCATAGATAAAACGCTGTTCATTTTTCAAGGCATATTCCGCCAATCGCACACTGAAGCGATAATTATTCTCAAGCAGATAGCTTGCATTCGTCTCCATGGTATCTGAGCAGGCGCCTAAATGAATAAACGCTTCTATAATCGACTCGCGTCCGACCAGCCACCCAAAGAGCTGCTCTTTAGACAAAATATCAACAAATCGCTTGCCAACTAAATTTTTCCATTTCTCTGAAGAACGCAATTCATCCACAATAATGATATTGCTCATTCCCTTATCATTTAAATGGCGCACCACACAGGATCCAATAAATCCAGCCCCTCCTGTAATAACAATGAGCTGATCATCAAACATTTTCATCATTTCACCTCACTAACCCGCTTCATTTTAAGAAATCCGCTTGCAAATTGTAAAAGGGTGCCGCCGAATTTCCCCTAATCTAGATTCAACGATAGCCTCCACTCTCAAGCAAGAATTTAAATAGAAAAAAATAAAGAATAAAATGTCTTAAAAGGTGTATTAAAACGCTAATGACCTAGATTTGAGGTTATTACGGGTTTTAAATACACCCTCTTAGAGACTGTCGTCGAATTCATAATAGTGCAGCTAAAATAGCAAAAGAGGACAAACTTTACTAGTTATAGTTATTCGCCTAAAGCGTGTCCTCACATTCATAATCGTCTATATTTGAGATTGTTCTCTCCCTAAAAGGCAATAAGAGAGCAGATAAGATTAAGCGCCTATTGCCCCTATCGCTTTCTAAGGAAAAACCCACTCGAATTCAGGCAATTATCCATTTAGGGCACGCCCTAAGCCGTGTCCCTAGTTTATTTCGTTCTCTTTATCAAAAAAGCGCTGGCTGAGCTCCGGATAACCCGCTTGGCGCAGTTGAATTGCCGTTAATTTGATTTTATTAAGCAAAAGAAGCTGGCATTCGCAACGGCGGCATACAATGACCGGTTCGGCATGTTCAGCGGAGCAAAGAGGGCAAATCCAGAGATTTTCAAGCATCTCATCCATTATTTTACCTAGAGGAAAACATCAATTTTGACTCAATTCGTATATAGCAAACCATGCGCGTTGATTGCAATCTAGTTATTTTCTTCTATCAAGAACAATTTATTTTTATAGAAGATTAAATTTTCTCAACAACCGGATTTATTTAATTTTCTAATTTTACTATTATTAGTAAAAATGCGGATTTTTCTCGAAAAGGGTTTCTAAAACTATTTTTTGTGTCTTAAAAACCTTCTATCGCAAACAAGATATTAAAACTGAACGCATTTATAAATAATTTATTTAAAAATACTAATTTTAATCACTTATCTCAAAGGTTACCAATATGAGTTCTTATTCATCTCAAACCGGTTCTTCTTCTTTTTTTCCAGGCTATGATTCCCTTTGGAATCCAAGTTATGATTTCCTTTGGAATGATGAAGAAGGAGGGAGGACCGGGCTTTTACCGGACACGTTAGCCACCCCTCCTGTTGATCAAATCCCTTCTTCGGCCCCCCTTGTTCAACCAGTCCATCAAATCGGCATGCAATCCTTGCAACCCCCCGCATCTTCAAATGCCCCCTTATTTATTTCTTTAGAAGGATTCATTTCTCTTACTCCTCAGGTTTCCACGCCATCCCTTTCTTATCTTAATTTCCCTCCTCATTCATCTAATGGGCAAGACCCATCCACCGTCACCGATTTTAATCCTTTCTTCTTTGACTTCTCTCCTAAGCTAGCCGAGCAGCCTGTCATGACAATCAAGCAAGAAGAGTGTAAGCGTGAAATTGAAATCCCAGATGAAGTGAATGCCTCAAACGTTTCGTCTTCAAAAAAGAGAAAAAGAAGGCAATCGGAAGACGATAGGATAAAGGCACAAGTAGAAGAGCAAGAAGAAGTCCTAAATTTACAGGAAATAAAGCAAAGAAGACGCAAGGAAAAGAATCGTATCAGCGCTAAGCTATCCCGTGATCGCAAAAAGGAAATCGGAGATAAACACTTGTCAGAACTAAAAGAGTTTGATTCCATGGTCAAACGGATCAATACCAAATGCGCGGTTTTGCCACAGTGCTTCTCTTCCTTGGATAATCTATCTTCACAACCTGAAGGGACTCACTCAAAGAACATAACGGTAGAAGAGATAGACCGCAGCAGCCAAAGAGAGCACATAGAAGAAATTGTCAACAATGCTTTGAGTCAAATTCAGATTCAAGAAAGACGGGCTCTCAAAGCCGAGACGGAACTAAGTTTAGCCCATCAAGAAATGGCAAGGCTTAAAAGAGAGATTCAAATATTAAGAAAGATGGAAAAGTATAGTCCTCAAACGCCTACCGCCTTGCCATCGACTCTTGCGCCATCAAATGAGTTCTCTTTTCTTTAATCTAAAGATAATGAGTTAAAAGAAGAAGCAGGGTTGCGCTTTGTTAGCCTAAGCCCTGCTTTCTTTCGCCATATTAAAAAAATAGGGCTAAAAATTTTCAGCGTTTCTAACCAAATTGAGCCGCAAAATCTACTTATGTGAGATGAGATAGGCTGTTAAAACTCAATCTAGCCCATTAGCAGTTTTAAGAAATTCTCTAAAGCACGCGTTTTAAACAAATATAGCGACCGCAGCTTGCCTTAATATTTTATTGCCATGCCGATAGCCAACGCGAATGGTCTGTGCAATTTTTCCCATTTGTCCTCCGGCTATGCGTTCTAACGCTTGATGCTCGTCTTCGTTGAATTCCTCTCCGGATTGCGGATCGATGAGATAAATGTGCATATTTTCCAAACGCGCTAGCATTTTATAGCGCAAATGATTGACTTGCCCTTGCCAAAGCCCGATGAGGTTTTCTACTAAAGGATGCCAATAAGGTAAATGAGCCAATAGTCCTTCTTTTTTAGGCAGCACGTTTAGCACTTGATGGCTCATTTGCTTGGAGTACTGAGACAAATCAAAAATCGCATCGGCAATTTCAATAAAAGCTTCTTGCGATTGCTTTTCTAAATACGCTTGCCTGTCATTTAGAAGTTCTATTTCTAAATCCGTCAACTCCCCTTCTTTTTCGGATAGGCTTGCTATAGCAGGGAGAGCCCCTTCCGGCTCTTCCTCGTATTCTTCCCACTCTTCAGAAATGGCCATTAAGAGGCTATCGAACTGAGACACCATTTTACCCATATTCTCAGCCATTATTTTAATATCCCGGCCTTGTTTCCGCAGTTCTAAACTGAGCCTTTCATTTTCCAAAACGCAATCATACAAGCTTGGCAATTTAAGGCTCTCATAAGCTTCTCGAACATCTTTTGGCCAATTGGAGGAAGGATCATTTTTCGAAGATTCATCGGTCATAGGAATGCATTACCTTTCTAAATTACCTCCGAATAGTAAAAGAGAGGAAAGATTTCTCACAAATATTATTAACGTGAATTAATGAAAACTTTAGCCCATGCCCTTTCATCCGCATGCATCCGTATTGATTAACAATCAGCTTAGCTGGCATTTCCATCCATGCGGGAGATTAATAACCTGCGCTTTGGGCTTTTTGCTCGTTGGACGGACATGAAAGCTCTTCCCGATCAAGAATGGCAAAAGGTCCATATTTTTTAATATTGGCTTGCTTGTCATTTGTCCATCTCCGCGGCTTTGATGCGACCGAAAGAGCAACCTCAAAAAACTTTGGTTAATACCATCTGTCTGAAGCACGGTTGATGAATTGAGCAGAAAATAGACGATAAGAAGGATCGGATGGAAGCTGTCCATCCCCTAAACAAAAAAAAGAGGAGCCGGAGCCAGACATGAGAACCGTATTAAAGCCGTTCTTTAAAAGAGACTGCTTTAACTCATTCAGTTCGGGCCTCATTTCAAAAGCCGCCTTTTCCAAATCATTAAAAGACGGAGTCGCGCCGGATAAATACTTTTCCAAATCTTGCTTGGCCAGCCCGGGCATCTCTTCTTGGACTGAAAGATTCAAGCGGCGGTAAACTTCAGGGGTCGATAGGCCGCCTTGAGGTTTTATCACCCACAACTGGCGCGGCGGCAAGGCAGGCAATGCATATACATTCTCTCCACGCCCCGTACAATAAGCGGTCCCTTGAGAAAAGAAAAAGGGAATGTCCGAGCCGATTTCAGCACTCCAGTCACGTAACTTTTCAGTCGGAATATCTGTTTTGGCAAGCAGATTGCAAGCCCACAGCGTTGTCGCGGCATTGCTGCTGCCCCCGCCTAGCCCAGCTTCATAGGGAATATGCTTGTCTAAGTGAATTTTAAAAAATACTTTCAGCCCTGTTTTACGGCGAAATAATTCGACCGCTTTTAGAACTAAATTAGAGGAATTGGTAGGCAGGCTAGGATCGCTGCAAGTTAGACTATCTCGCTCGCAAGGCTCATAAGTAAGGTGATCGCCCAAATCGATGGTTTGAAAAAGAGAAGAAAGTTCGTGATAGCCATCAGGACGCTTGCCTACGATGCGTAGGAAAAGATTGATCTTAGCCGGAGAAAATAATTGGAGCATAGCGGGTCTATTACAAATAATTAAATCTAAAAAGGGATTTAATAGCCTCTTCGAAACGATTAAATCCCTCTAGAATATTGATAAGACATCCTAAAGGGATATATTCATTCCCTTCAGGCAGGCTTTATAGCGCATCCAATTAAGAGGCTTGTTGCTCTTCCATTGCTGCGCGATGTCCTTCTTCTGACATCACTTTCAAATTAAAGCTGGCTGTTACCCCTTCTTTCAATTTGATAGCGATCTCATGAACGCCTGTCGTCTTGATCGGATGCTTAAGCTGCACGGCTCTTTTTTCTACTTCCACATGAGCCTGATCCAACAACAGTTGAACGATCTCTGTAGATGTGACTGAACCATACATATGTCCTTCCTGATCAACTTTGACAACTTTTGTCAAAGAAATATCCTGAATCTTTGCTGCAATAGCTTCTGATTCTTCTTTGTCGATTGCAGCTTTTTTACTGCGCTCTTCTTGCAAACGCTCTTGCATGCGCAAAGCTTGCTTGCTGGCCAATACTGCCAATCCTTGCGGGATCAAAAAGTTGCGTGCATAGCCAGGTTTTACATTGACAATTTCGCCACTTCGACCAAGGGCTTCTACATCTTCTAGTAACAACAATTGTGTTGCCATAATGTTTTTCTCCTCGATTATTCCTTAAACTTCAGCTACAAATGGCAACAAGGCTACATGTCTGGCGCGCTTAATTGCTGCTGTTAATTTCTTTTGATGATAGGCAGAGACACCTGTGATGCGTCTTGGTAAAATTTTGCCGCGCTCGGTAATAAATTTTGTCAGCGTATCGATATCTTTGTAATCAATTTCTTTGATGCCCGCTGCTGTAAAAGGGCAACGCTTACGCTTCTTAGAACGCGCATCAGAGTATTCAGGATTAGTTCTAGTTTTTTTCTGCATGTTTTCTACTCCTTACTGCTGTTCAACTAAGGGTTTGAATTCAATTTTATCCATTACTTTATCTGCACGCAAAGTAATAAAACGGATTAAGTCTTCATTTAAGTGGTACTCTTGCCACAATTCAGAAATGGTTGAAGTGGGAGCGGTAAAGTAAACAATATAGTAATATCCTTCCCGGTGTCCCTCAATTTCATAAGCTAAGCGGCGTCTGCCTTGCTCGTGAACTTTTTTGATTTCTCCGCCGCGATTGGTAATTCCGGCCTGGATACGATCCAAAGCTTTATGGCGAGCATCATCGCTCAGCGTTGCGCTAATGACATACATTCCTTCGTAAAGGTTTTGTCTGTTTTGGCTCATGCGTATTCTCCTAACCCTGCAAAGGGGGTTTTGTTAAATCTATTGGCTCCTGCTTCGGCAAGCTTACAGGACTGGCCTTGCGAGGAGCTGTGTTGACCGCGTTCATGACCTGAGAGACGTTTTCTTTCAGCAAGCGCAATAAAACGTCTACCCCGCGATCAACAAACGTCGTTAAATGGTTTAATTCATCTGGGCTGAAACGATCTAATACATAGCCGGCAAGCTGTTTCTCACCCGGATGGCCAATCCCCATCCGCAAGCGGATGTAATGAGAGGTCCCTAAATGAGTTTCAACGCTTTTTAGACCATTATGGCCGCCAGCACTCCCCATTGTCTTTAATCGAAGTCTTCCAAAAGAGAGGGCAATGTCGTCAGTCACAATAACCAAATGGCTAAGCGGCAATTTAAAAAAATTTAAATAACGCTTAATCGCCGTTCCGCTCAGATTCATATACGTCAAGGGCAGAAATAAGTGAACAGAGGCATCTCCGATCACTCCTTTTGCAATTAACGCGTTAAAATACTTATCTTCTTTAAAGTGCCATCCCATCCGGTTAGCCAAAGCCTGAACAACGAGATATCCCATATTATGGCGCGTCATCTCATATTCAGAGCCTGGATTTCCCAATCCAACAAAAACAAATGAAAGCGGCTTAGACTGAGTCACACTTTAAACAGGGTTTTAGCGTTTTACAATAACGGCAACCACTTCATGCAAATCGACTAAAGGGCGCACCGTTTCTGGGATTTGAATATCAGACAATCTCTTAGATTGCTTCAATCCCAATTCTTTAATGTCTAATTCAAAAAAAGAAGGCATATCCTTTGGCAAGCAGCGCACGCGCACATGGCGAATGACTTGACGGAGCACACCGCCCAGCTTAATCCCTACGCAGTCTACAGCGCCTATGCATTCGATAGGAACTTTTACATTGATCTTGTGATCTTCTACTAATTCTTCAAAGTCCAAGTGAGTAACAGCATAAGAAGTCACGTTATACTGAATATCTTTAATGATAACTTGGCGCTCATGGCCTTTATCATCGACTAAAGTGAATTTAGTTGTTGGCAAATGGCCTGACTTCACTTGACGTAAATAAGCCCCAAATTCCGCACTCTTAACAGCTAAGGTCTCTCCCTCTTTTCCCTTTGTATAAAGGACAGCTGGAATATACCCTTCACGGCGAAGCTTATTCACTTCACTCTTGCTGTTTGCTTTTCTCGCTACTGTTTGCAGTTTCATGAATCCCCCAAAAAGGATAAAGTTAAACAAATTTTTTATCTAATGGTCTGCTTTACGGCCTGATGGTTTACTCGTTCAAGTCCATCGCAAAGCGCTGCCCTTAACCTCTACAGCCTCCCCGTTCAATTCTGACGGCCGCAAAGGGAATGATTGACACTTTATTCTATAAGATAGATGGACAGCCTCTAAGGCATGATGAAAAGAGGGAAAAAAATGGCTAAAACTTAATTAATGTCTGGCCATTTATGAGAATGAATGTCATTCCTATCATTTTAAGCGGGTTTTATGAACCACGCTCCCTTCTCTCGGCATGCTGCTGGCAATTAAGCTCTCCATGAGAGAACCATCGCCAGCGAGAAGTACATCTTTCTAACTTCTGAAAAGCCGCTTTATTCCGCCTGCAGAAGTTTTTATAATACCTCGCTCACACTCTCCGCTATGCAACCTTTTCTTTAAAAAGAAAAAACCGCTTATCCTTACTCTCAGTAAAAAAAAGCAATTTAATTGCTAATAGATAATGATAAGGAAAGACAATGTTTGAGGCTAGCAAAAGAGAGTTGTCGATCAAGGTGACAAATTGGGGTGGAAGGATTCGAACCTCCGCATGGCGGTACCAAAAACCGCTGCCTTACCGCTTGGCTACACCCCATTATTTTATGGACCGTTCGCGTTAGCAAAGTCAAAATCTTAACGCGACGCTGATTTTTTTGCAACAAGAAAGAGATAATAGCGAACACTTCACTCGTAACTGCTTATGTATAAGTCTCTACGCGCTCTCTTCAGATTGTGCTGATCATCTGCAATGATCTCATCACACCCTCTTAAGAGGCTTTCTTAAAGCGGTTATTTTCTCTATAAGAAAACCTGAAATATTAAAATCGCTAATGACCCAGATTCGCGTTCTTTTTCCCGGAGCAAGAGCACTAGAGAAAAACGCTCTCGAAAGCGAGCGATTATAAGCGGTATAACAGGCGCTGAGATAGCGGAAAAAAATTGAATTTAGGTCATTAGCAGTTTTAATGCCTCTCTACGACTTCTGTAATTTTTTTCTTTTCCTCTGAATCCAATATTTTGTATGGTAGCTTTTCGAGAAACGAGTAGCGGAGCCACACTATGCATATTGTTCATATAGCGTCAGAATTAGCCCCTTTAGCCAAAGTAGGCGGCCTTGCCGACGTGGTTTTAGGCCTTTGTCGGGAATTATCCTGGAAAACCCATGATGTTGATATTATCATTCCAAAATATGATTGCATGGATAGCGAACTGATCCGCGATCTAACGGTTGATTACAAGGACCTCATGTCGTTTTATCAAGGGGAATGGTATTCTAATACTGTTTGGATGGGTTGGGTTGAAAACTTAAAGGTTTACTTTATCGAGCCCCATCATCCCCGCTTTTTTTTCAATCGCGGCTGCTTTTATGGCTGTGATGATGATATTGAGCGTTTTCTTTATTTCTCTCGCGCCGCCATTGAATTTATGTACAAAAAGCCCGTCAATCCCGATATTATTCATATACATGACTGGCAGACGGCCGTGATCGCTCCCCTTTACGCTAATATGTACAATGCGTTAGGCTTCACTAAGCCCAAGACGATCCTAACAATCCACAATATGGAATACCAAGGCAAATGTGCGGCAAAAGATCTCGATCTGATCGGCTTAGATGGCACCTTTTATCAGCAACCGACCCGCATGCAGGACAATCTTTATCCCAATCTCATCAATCTTCTCAAAGGCGGCATTGTTTATTCCGATTACATTACAACAGTATCTCCCAATTATGCTAAAGAAGTTCTTAGCCCTGAAGGGGGAAGAGGTTTAGAATCCACGCTCTTGCATTATCAGAATAAATTCTCCGGCATTTTAAACGGAATTGACTATTCTTATTGGAATCCCGAAATTGATCGTTTTCTTCCGGCCCATTACTCACCACGCGAACTGCCGGCTAACAAAAAAGATCGCAACACGCTTGATAAAAAAGGATTTATCAAAAAGTTATTGAGAGAGAAACTCTTATTAGCTGAGGAACACCGTCCTATTGTCGGTTGCATCACGCGTTTGGTTCCCCAAAAAGGCATTGATTTAATTAAACATACCATGCGGCATATTGTGGACAAGAAAGGACAATTTGTCCTTTTAGGAAGCAGCCCCATTCCAAGCATTAGCGCCGAATTTCATCGCCTTAAGCATCAATATACAGATCATCCTCACATTCATTTAACTTTGCATCATCAAGAAGAGCTTGCCCACATGATTTATGCAGGCTGCGACATGTTTATTGTTCCCTCCATTTTCGAGCCATGCGGGCTAACGCAAATGATCGCTTTAAAATACGGTACGGTCCCCATTGTCAGGAAAACAGGCGGATTAGCCGATACCATTGTTGACGTTGATTACTCGGGCAAGCCTTTTGAAGAAACAAATGGCTATGTTTTTGATTATCCCGATGCAACCGGAATAGATTCCGCTCTAGATCGCGCTATTCAATGTTGGTTCGACGATCCGGAAAAATGGCGGAACATCATGCTTAATGGCATGAAAATAGACTATAGCTGGAATCATTCAGCAGATCTTTACTTGAATATTTATAGAAAACTTAAATCCGGAACGATTTAAACACTGTTATTCATTCAAGCAATGCCCGGAAGATAATCTAATCATCCTTCCG
The nucleotide sequence above comes from Candidatus Protochlamydia phocaeensis. Encoded proteins:
- the glgA gene encoding glycogen synthase GlgA, yielding MHIVHIASELAPLAKVGGLADVVLGLCRELSWKTHDVDIIIPKYDCMDSELIRDLTVDYKDLMSFYQGEWYSNTVWMGWVENLKVYFIEPHHPRFFFNRGCFYGCDDDIERFLYFSRAAIEFMYKKPVNPDIIHIHDWQTAVIAPLYANMYNALGFTKPKTILTIHNMEYQGKCAAKDLDLIGLDGTFYQQPTRMQDNLYPNLINLLKGGIVYSDYITTVSPNYAKEVLSPEGGRGLESTLLHYQNKFSGILNGIDYSYWNPEIDRFLPAHYSPRELPANKKDRNTLDKKGFIKKLLREKLLLAEEHRPIVGCITRLVPQKGIDLIKHTMRHIVDKKGQFVLLGSSPIPSISAEFHRLKHQYTDHPHIHLTLHHQEELAHMIYAGCDMFIVPSIFEPCGLTQMIALKYGTVPIVRKTGGLADTIVDVDYSGKPFEETNGYVFDYPDATGIDSALDRAIQCWFDDPEKWRNIMLNGMKIDYSWNHSADLYLNIYRKLKSGTI